In the genome of Dyadobacter fermentans DSM 18053, the window ACGTCGGCCATGTGCACCATCGTGCGCACTAGGCGGTCAGCCGTGGAGACGCTTCCGGCAAACGAGGTACGGTCGGGCAGCTTCGCCACACCATCCTCGACGATCACTTTCAACCCGTTTTTCAGCGAGCCAAGCATACTTTCTCCTTCCGGCATTCCGGCGGCGCGCATGGCGTCGGTAATCAATGCAATGCGGTCGGGACCTTTGATTTTAACAATGAGTTTCAACAGCGGCGCAGGCAAATGCACGCCATCGGCGATGATCTCCACATCCATATCGAGCAAAAACGCGCTTTCGATCGTGCCCGCGTACCGGAACGCATTTCTGCGCGTCACGCCCGACATGGCCGAGTACAGGTGCGTCGCGAGCGTGTAGCCGTTCTCGAACGCTTCCAGCACATCCTCGTAAATAGCATCCGTATGGGCCACGGCGGCCAGAATGCCTTTTTGTTTTAATCTTTTCCCAAATTCAATAGCCCCCGGCAGCTCCGGCGCGGCGCTCCATCGGGTGATCGAATTGGAGTAGGCCAACACTTCCTCATACTCTGCGGGATCGGGATTTCGGATGTAGCGTGGGTCCTGCGCCCCCCGCTGGCTCAATGCGAAATAGGGGCCTTCCAAATGCATTCCGAGAAACTGCGCGCCATTCGCATTGGCTGCATTGGCCTTTTCGTAGCAATCCAGCGTTTCGAGCAGGTCCTCTTTTTCGGCGGTCAACGTGGTCGGTACCATGGCCGTGGTGCCGTATTGGGCATGCGTTTCGGCAATTTTCAAAAATGCCTCCGCGCTGCCATCCATGAAATCATGCCCGCCGCCACCGTGGATGTGCAGGTCGATGAAGCCGGGGGCTACGTAATGGCCTTCGGCATCGATGACTTCCGCATCAGGAAAATCCACATCCCGCGTTTCAATACCGATAATGACGCCGTCCTCCACCAAGACGGTACCGTTGCGGATGTAGCGGTAGGGGGAGATTAGCGTGCCGTTGGTGATTTTTAGTTTCATCGTTCTAGTTTTGAATGAGTGAATGAGTCAATGAGTGAATGAGTGAATGCGGAAATTCAAAAAATATTCACTCATTCACTCATTCACTCATTCACTCATTCGCTAATTCACTCATTAAATTCCCCATTTGCGCAACTTGTGCCCCTTCACCGCGTAAAAAACCAGATACAAATAGCAAGGCAGCAACACCCAATAAGCCTCCCTTACATTCACCACATCCGCGAAATGCCCGTAGAAAAGCGGCATAATGGCATTTCCGCAAAGCCCCATGATCATCACCGAAGCACCCAACTTGGTGAAGCGCCCCAAATCATCCAACGCCAGCGGCCAGATGCCTGCCCAAACAAGCGAGTTGGCGAGGCCGAGCAGGACGACGAACCAGATAGAAATGTCGGTCGTATGCCCCAGGAAGGTCACTTGTCCGTGGGTGAAGATGATAAGCAGTGTAAAAATGGTCCCCAGCAATGTGCAGATCCGCAGCGCGTTCACCTGGCTGATGAATTTTGGAATGACGGTAATTCCGATGAGATACCCGCAAATGGTGCAGAACAGCGTGTAGGAAGGGAAGACTTTCGCTTCGAGCAAATCAATGCCCATGGAATTGGCATAACCGATAATGGTATCGATCGCGATCACCTGCGTGCCTACGTGCAGGAAGATCGCCAGCGCGCCGAGGATGAGGTGCGGGAAATCGAAAATGCTTTTCTTACCTGCATTGGCAGAAGCTATTTCCTGGCTTTCGTGCTCGGTGTCGATTTCGGGTAATGGGGATTTGAAAACCAGGTAACCCAATGCGAACAGGAATGTGCCGAGGGCAATGTAAG includes:
- the nagA gene encoding N-acetylglucosamine-6-phosphate deacetylase codes for the protein MKLKITNGTLISPYRYIRNGTVLVEDGVIIGIETRDVDFPDAEVIDAEGHYVAPGFIDLHIHGGGGHDFMDGSAEAFLKIAETHAQYGTTAMVPTTLTAEKEDLLETLDCYEKANAANANGAQFLGMHLEGPYFALSQRGAQDPRYIRNPDPAEYEEVLAYSNSITRWSAAPELPGAIEFGKRLKQKGILAAVAHTDAIYEDVLEAFENGYTLATHLYSAMSGVTRRNAFRYAGTIESAFLLDMDVEIIADGVHLPAPLLKLIVKIKGPDRIALITDAMRAAGMPEGESMLGSLKNGLKVIVEDGVAKLPDRTSFAGSVSTADRLVRTMVHMADVSLLDAVRMASATPARIMGVHDRKGTLVAGKDADIVIFDADVRIKRTIIKGKTIFHNAIPQI
- a CDS encoding sugar MFS transporter, with amino-acid sequence MKSEAIAIKVENLTKRETTISIFLIGLMFFIFGFVSWVNSILIPYFKIACELTSFQAYLVAFAFYIAYFVMSVPSSYLLKAVGFKKGMMIGFWAMALGAFIFVPAAMSRTYEIFLMGLFTIGIGLAILQTAANPYITILGAKERAAQRISMMGICNKAAGILSPIVFAAVILKPTDTDLFAQLGTMSDAERSAALDELIRRVINPYIALGTFLFALGYLVFKSPLPEIDTEHESQEIASANAGKKSIFDFPHLILGALAIFLHVGTQVIAIDTIIGYANSMGIDLLEAKVFPSYTLFCTICGYLIGITVIPKFISQVNALRICTLLGTIFTLLIIFTHGQVTFLGHTTDISIWFVVLLGLANSLVWAGIWPLALDDLGRFTKLGASVMIMGLCGNAIMPLFYGHFADVVNVREAYWVLLPCYLYLVFYAVKGHKLRKWGI